In Acaryochloris marina S15, a single genomic region encodes these proteins:
- a CDS encoding nucleoside-diphosphate sugar epimerase/dehydratase — MIDRLGNYCLHLRNRHFLLVDVIAFSFIPLFALSLRLDSALGFILTFERYQADLLLVTLLFMVIKLTVFLSGGFYKHYWRYASIDELSNVAVLTGSSVILQTLAFAVLKSLSILSLPRSLPFLDGLLTLLIIGGIRFSVRAIERRKRQNETSERRDLRKRALVVGAGNAGVALVQELERSPHIGLLPIAFVDDNPAKLNLRIRGLPVVGNRNVIPDTIKSWHIQTVIIAMPSLSGQNLRDIVALCQMTGVETLTLPALQDVLVGQHDLQNSIREVQIEDLLRRAPIQTDIQGVRQLLRGRRVLVTGAGGSIGSELCRQILRCAPSELILLGHGENSVFQIQQELLQYQAAYQNHQGIAETDVSMPKLRPFIADLRHPSRLRFAFEEYQPEVVFHAAAHKHVPLMENNAPEAITNNVLGTKALTDLAVEFGVQHFVMISTDKAVNPTNVMGASKRIAEMIVLKAAQTSGLPFVVVRFGNVLGSRGSVIPTFKRQIAAGGPVTVTHPDICRYFMTIPEAVQLVLQAVVMSPGGEILMLNMGEPVKIVDLAKDLICLSGYQVGKDIEISYTGLRPGEKLFEELFLPDEEYRKTGHEKLLVVKNASKNIPSHLLQSVADLLQSASINDSMEIRSLLQKLVPGYQTKMPVSPR, encoded by the coding sequence ATGATCGATAGGTTAGGAAATTACTGCCTGCATCTCAGAAATCGCCACTTTTTGCTTGTTGATGTCATTGCCTTTTCATTTATCCCACTTTTTGCCTTGAGCTTGCGCTTAGATAGCGCACTGGGATTTATCCTGACTTTTGAACGATACCAAGCCGATTTACTACTGGTCACCTTGTTATTTATGGTGATTAAGCTAACTGTTTTTTTATCGGGTGGTTTTTACAAACATTACTGGCGTTATGCAAGCATTGATGAGCTGAGTAATGTTGCTGTACTTACAGGCTCATCGGTTATTTTGCAGACTTTAGCGTTTGCAGTTCTAAAATCGCTTTCCATTTTATCTTTGCCACGATCTTTGCCATTTCTTGACGGTCTGCTCACCTTATTGATCATTGGCGGTATAAGGTTTAGTGTCCGGGCTATAGAACGGAGAAAGCGCCAAAATGAAACATCTGAACGCAGAGACTTGAGGAAGCGAGCATTAGTTGTAGGAGCGGGCAATGCAGGAGTTGCGCTCGTCCAGGAGCTGGAACGAAGCCCCCATATTGGATTACTGCCTATCGCTTTTGTCGATGACAACCCTGCCAAATTAAATTTGAGGATCCGAGGATTACCAGTCGTTGGGAATCGGAATGTTATCCCAGATACTATTAAATCTTGGCATATTCAGACTGTGATTATTGCCATGCCCTCTCTATCAGGCCAAAACCTACGAGATATCGTTGCATTGTGTCAGATGACTGGGGTTGAGACTTTAACCTTACCCGCGTTACAAGATGTGTTAGTAGGTCAGCACGACTTACAAAATAGCATTCGAGAAGTGCAGATTGAAGATCTTCTCCGTCGTGCCCCTATCCAGACAGATATACAAGGAGTTCGCCAGCTCCTTAGGGGTCGACGAGTATTAGTGACTGGAGCCGGCGGATCTATTGGCAGCGAACTCTGTCGACAAATTTTGCGCTGTGCACCGTCAGAACTTATTTTGCTGGGACATGGAGAAAACTCTGTGTTTCAGATACAGCAAGAACTTCTTCAATATCAGGCTGCATACCAAAATCATCAAGGCATTGCAGAAACTGATGTATCAATGCCTAAGCTTAGACCTTTTATTGCAGATCTGAGACACCCTTCTCGCTTACGATTTGCCTTTGAAGAGTATCAGCCAGAAGTCGTATTTCATGCGGCAGCCCACAAGCATGTGCCTCTGATGGAAAATAATGCGCCTGAAGCTATCACCAATAATGTCTTAGGGACCAAAGCATTAACTGATTTGGCAGTTGAATTTGGTGTGCAGCATTTTGTCATGATTTCTACGGACAAAGCCGTCAACCCTACCAATGTGATGGGAGCTAGCAAGCGTATTGCTGAGATGATCGTGCTAAAAGCAGCCCAAACCAGCGGACTTCCCTTTGTCGTAGTTCGATTTGGTAATGTTCTGGGAAGTAGAGGGAGTGTGATTCCCACATTCAAACGACAGATTGCGGCTGGTGGACCTGTCACAGTCACTCACCCAGACATCTGTCGATATTTTATGACTATCCCAGAAGCAGTTCAATTAGTCCTCCAAGCAGTGGTTATGAGCCCTGGTGGGGAGATATTGATGCTGAATATGGGTGAACCTGTAAAAATCGTAGATTTAGCGAAGGATCTTATTTGCCTATCGGGTTACCAGGTCGGAAAGGATATAGAAATCTCTTACACAGGTTTGCGGCCAGGCGAAAAACTTTTTGAAGAGTTATTTCTGCCCGATGAAGAGTATCGAAAGACTGGACATGAAAAGTTGCTAGTGGTCAAAAACGCTAGCAAAAATATTCCCAGCCACCTATTGCAAAGTGTTGCTGATCTACTACAATCTGCATCTATTAACGATTCAATGGAAATTCGGTCTTTACTCCAGAAGTTAGTACCTGGATATCAAACCAAAATGCCTGTTTCTCCTCGTTAG
- a CDS encoding DUF2301 domain-containing membrane protein — protein MFSVLEATSDIYQGHFGEFTISKDDRTEVVIYRGALLIAASSFALGSILFLLLGPQPYVLSWLTSLFMCFAVAIGVSLATIHIYMSVLHRTLQIFWAIGFSVAIYIAITQASPLISSIYTQPLHLFGVGWLFVALTGVFFKEAFCFNHGETKLLTGVVPILLLGHWLNWLPLMGEKVLLGSWAVLFMIFASRKIVKPIPPDIGDKSVFEYLHNKQRSIQLETNSD, from the coding sequence ATGTTTTCTGTCCTTGAAGCAACCTCAGACATTTATCAAGGCCACTTTGGGGAATTTACGATTTCTAAAGACGATCGGACAGAAGTCGTAATTTATCGTGGAGCACTGCTAATTGCAGCTTCTAGCTTTGCCCTCGGATCTATCCTGTTTCTACTTTTAGGCCCTCAACCTTATGTTTTGTCATGGCTGACGAGTTTATTTATGTGCTTTGCGGTGGCAATCGGGGTTAGTTTAGCCACCATTCACATCTACATGAGTGTCTTACATCGAACCCTACAGATTTTTTGGGCTATTGGCTTTTCAGTTGCAATCTATATTGCCATCACACAAGCCTCTCCCCTCATCTCTAGCATTTATACTCAGCCACTCCATCTCTTTGGTGTAGGCTGGCTATTTGTTGCACTCACTGGAGTGTTCTTTAAAGAAGCCTTTTGCTTCAATCATGGAGAGACCAAGCTGCTGACCGGTGTTGTTCCTATATTGCTATTGGGACATTGGCTCAACTGGCTACCTCTCATGGGTGAAAAAGTACTGTTAGGTTCTTGGGCAGTACTTTTTATGATTTTTGCATCTAGGAAAATTGTGAAGCCCATTCCTCCAGATATTGGTGACAAAAGCGTATTTGAGTACTTACATAACAAACAAAGGTCTATTCAACTAGAAACTAACAGCGACTAA
- a CDS encoding COP23 domain-containing protein, producing MATLRVDQRAIRIAAHSSLGIAIALLSTGLNPSLAQDSSVDDIPEVDPDTSGRVDPDNSDADIPTDTPDITSSTRFFCQYTGGDYTVMYNPKSRPNEAFAWAVPAEMGGGWTPELRCQEIARRLEEYRPDGLLELQTGTENGYNTVCATSEADQSCRIVFTVPRGQDATTTRNAVFDNLTVANSGEATQGVNTFAGNGGNDSLGQIVNIGRSLFGKRNRPQSGAQFRAGMNLRPHLDPTDGGTGKAFRKGVPITKQQNRTRNNSKGLKLQPDQFR from the coding sequence ATGGCGACTTTGAGGGTTGATCAACGCGCAATTCGCATCGCAGCCCACTCTAGTTTGGGGATTGCGATCGCACTCCTCAGTACCGGGTTAAATCCCAGTCTGGCTCAAGACAGCTCAGTCGACGATATCCCTGAAGTTGATCCCGATACCAGCGGGCGAGTCGATCCCGACAACTCAGACGCAGATATCCCGACTGACACTCCAGATATTACCTCTAGCACTCGCTTTTTCTGCCAATATACCGGCGGTGACTATACCGTCATGTACAACCCCAAAAGCCGTCCTAATGAAGCATTTGCTTGGGCAGTGCCGGCTGAAATGGGAGGAGGTTGGACCCCCGAACTTCGTTGCCAAGAAATTGCCCGACGATTAGAAGAATATCGTCCTGACGGTTTGCTGGAGCTACAAACGGGAACAGAGAATGGCTATAACACCGTTTGTGCCACATCCGAAGCAGATCAAAGCTGCCGCATCGTATTCACTGTTCCTCGGGGGCAAGATGCAACCACAACTCGCAATGCCGTGTTTGATAATCTAACCGTTGCCAACAGTGGCGAAGCCACTCAAGGGGTCAATACTTTCGCTGGCAATGGCGGCAATGATTCCTTAGGACAAATTGTTAATATTGGTCGCTCACTCTTTGGCAAACGGAATCGTCCCCAAAGTGGCGCACAGTTTAGGGCAGGGATGAATCTCAGACCTCATCTTGACCCCACAGATGGGGGCACCGGCAAAGCCTTCCGTAAAGGAGTACCCATCACAAAACAGCAGAATCGCACCCGAAACAACAGCAAAGGATTGAAATTACAGCCCGATCAATTCCGCTAA
- a CDS encoding S-adenosyl-l-methionine hydroxide adenosyltransferase family protein, with protein MLYPPRQPISSSTPIITLLTDFGLEDVYVGIMKGVIAGIHPQAHIIDLTHQVPPHNIAFGSFQLGNAYQHFPPGTIHVAVVDPGVGSHRRAIAIQMPSSILIGPDNGLFSHVLMYDDAISVVELTNSQYWYSKQPSNTFHGRDIFAPAAAYLAQGLSLQALGPTLSVSSLATLPNLYAWEPTHNGGTGNIQAIDYFGNIITNIPASEIQNSSWSLQIGQHRIHSATSYTTAADHPTLKALIGSHGWLEIALPKGSAHQILNSKVGDQVQLHLNQ; from the coding sequence ATGTTATATCCACCTCGCCAGCCAATTTCGTCGTCAACACCAATAATCACTCTCCTCACAGACTTTGGCCTAGAAGACGTCTATGTCGGCATCATGAAAGGCGTTATCGCTGGCATTCATCCCCAGGCTCACATCATTGATTTAACCCATCAAGTCCCCCCTCACAATATTGCTTTTGGTAGTTTCCAGCTCGGCAATGCCTATCAACATTTCCCGCCAGGCACAATCCATGTTGCAGTCGTTGACCCAGGCGTAGGTAGCCATCGACGAGCCATTGCTATCCAAATGCCTTCAAGCATACTCATTGGCCCGGACAATGGCTTATTTAGCCATGTACTGATGTATGACGATGCGATCTCAGTCGTTGAACTGACGAACAGCCAATATTGGTACTCAAAACAACCTAGCAACACCTTCCATGGCAGAGATATTTTTGCTCCAGCCGCTGCTTATTTAGCTCAAGGTCTATCCCTTCAAGCCCTGGGCCCCACGCTATCCGTTTCGTCACTGGCAACTCTACCTAATCTTTATGCCTGGGAACCCACTCACAATGGGGGCACAGGCAATATTCAAGCTATTGACTATTTCGGCAATATAATTACCAACATTCCGGCAAGCGAGATTCAAAACTCCTCTTGGAGCCTACAGATTGGTCAGCATCGCATTCACAGTGCAACCTCTTACACTACGGCTGCAGATCATCCAACCTTAAAAGCACTGATTGGTAGCCATGGATGGCTTGAAATAGCCCTCCCCAAGGGATCCGCGCATCAAATCTTGAATAGCAAGGTAGGGGATCAGGTACAGCTCCACCTCAATCAGTAA
- a CDS encoding acyltransferase: MAEPTLEKRDFFAHESSYIDEGAQIGTNTKIWHFCHVYGKTKIGRNCVLGQNVTVANHVIVGDQCKIQNNVSLYEGVILEDYVFCGPSMVFTNVKTPRCEFPRNTSADYHKTLVKRGVSIGANATIVCGVTLHEGAFVAAGAVVTKDIPAYGMVAGIPARLIGWMSAYGDVLEFDNNGYAVDSAGTRYQKVSEIEVRKL; the protein is encoded by the coding sequence GTGGCTGAGCCAACTCTGGAGAAACGTGACTTTTTCGCTCATGAATCTTCCTATATCGATGAAGGTGCACAGATTGGTACCAACACTAAAATTTGGCACTTTTGTCATGTCTATGGCAAAACCAAAATTGGCCGAAACTGTGTATTAGGTCAAAATGTGACGGTAGCAAACCATGTCATCGTCGGTGATCAATGCAAAATTCAGAACAATGTCTCTCTATATGAAGGTGTCATCTTAGAAGACTATGTGTTTTGTGGGCCCAGCATGGTGTTTACCAACGTTAAAACACCCCGTTGTGAGTTTCCTCGTAATACCAGTGCTGACTACCACAAAACGTTAGTTAAACGAGGAGTCAGTATTGGTGCCAATGCCACTATTGTCTGTGGTGTGACCTTACACGAAGGGGCGTTCGTTGCCGCTGGAGCAGTGGTAACCAAAGATATTCCTGCCTACGGCATGGTTGCTGGCATTCCAGCTCGCCTTATCGGTTGGATGAGTGCCTATGGAGATGTTTTAGAATTCGACAACAATGGCTATGCTGTAGACTCAGCAGGTACCCGATATCAAAAAGTCTCTGAAATAGAAGTCCGCAAACTCTAG
- a CDS encoding nucleotide sugar dehydrogenase produces MSDNLFNHLKTKILDRTAVVGVIGLGYVGLPFAVEKAKVGFHVIGIEQNPDRADAVNAAKNYINDVDSDELAAVVASGKLKAICGFDKVSHMDVLVICVPTPLSKNMTPNLSYIESVTQGIAPELRSGQLITLESTTYPGTTDEVIKPVLEASGLKQGQDFFLGHSPERVDPGNQRYTTKNTNKVVGASDPVSLEIATLFYQQTIDHVVPVSSAKAAELVKVFENTFRAVNIALVNELAMLCDRMDLNVWEVLDAANTKPFGIMPFYPGPGVGGHCIPIDPHYLEWKAKEFNFETHFIALAGEINRRMPEFVREKTLRTLNHIGIAPSKAKVLIMGVSYKKDLGDWRESPSIDIVKLLLRDHVNLDYHDPFVPVITIEGHQMQSIDLENTTLSQYDLVIIATDHSAVDYAQLVDQSTAILDTRGITRKLPDAQSASYQSKITLL; encoded by the coding sequence GTGTCTGATAATTTATTTAATCACTTAAAAACAAAAATTCTTGACCGTACAGCAGTTGTTGGAGTAATAGGTCTGGGGTATGTAGGGTTACCATTTGCTGTCGAAAAGGCCAAAGTAGGATTTCATGTGATTGGGATAGAACAGAATCCTGATCGTGCCGATGCTGTGAATGCAGCTAAGAATTACATTAATGATGTTGATTCTGATGAGTTAGCAGCAGTAGTTGCCAGCGGTAAGCTCAAGGCCATCTGTGGCTTTGATAAGGTTTCACACATGGATGTATTAGTAATTTGTGTGCCAACACCGTTGTCAAAAAATATGACTCCAAACCTCTCCTATATCGAGAGTGTGACCCAGGGAATAGCGCCAGAGTTGCGCTCAGGTCAATTAATTACCCTAGAATCAACGACTTACCCTGGAACGACAGATGAAGTTATTAAACCTGTATTGGAGGCTAGCGGTTTAAAGCAGGGTCAAGATTTTTTCTTAGGCCACTCGCCTGAACGTGTTGATCCAGGCAACCAACGTTATACCACTAAGAATACCAATAAGGTTGTTGGTGCATCTGACCCTGTTTCTCTAGAAATCGCCACCCTTTTTTATCAGCAAACCATTGATCACGTAGTTCCCGTTAGTAGTGCGAAAGCTGCTGAGCTAGTCAAAGTTTTTGAGAATACCTTTAGGGCGGTCAATATTGCCCTAGTCAATGAATTGGCTATGCTATGTGATCGCATGGATCTAAATGTTTGGGAAGTACTGGATGCCGCTAACACCAAGCCTTTTGGAATTATGCCCTTCTATCCCGGGCCAGGCGTTGGTGGGCACTGTATTCCCATTGATCCACATTATCTTGAGTGGAAGGCTAAGGAGTTTAATTTTGAAACTCACTTCATTGCTTTAGCCGGAGAAATCAATCGGCGGATGCCCGAATTTGTCAGAGAAAAAACCCTACGCACCTTGAATCATATAGGAATAGCCCCATCAAAAGCGAAGGTGCTAATTATGGGGGTTTCATATAAAAAAGACTTAGGAGATTGGCGTGAATCTCCTTCTATTGACATCGTTAAACTCCTTCTACGGGATCACGTGAACTTGGATTATCATGATCCCTTTGTGCCAGTGATCACTATTGAAGGGCATCAGATGCAATCTATTGATCTAGAAAACACAACCTTGAGTCAGTATGATCTAGTGATTATTGCTACAGACCATTCAGCTGTTGACTATGCTCAGTTAGTAGATCAATCAACGGCAATACTAGATACTCGTGGAATTACCCGCAAATTACCGGACGCACAATCTGCTTCATATCAGTCTAAAATCACACTGCTCTAG
- the rplU gene encoding 50S ribosomal protein L21, with protein sequence MTFAIIEAGGKQLKVEPGRFYDVDRLANDADTKLSLDQVLLVHDGNEVTVGQPLVKGATVEVTVMQHRRDRKIIVYKMQPKKKTRKKRGHRQELTRLMVDAIHLDGKAIGETKAKKSKTSEEAVAVEAEVVAD encoded by the coding sequence ATGACTTTTGCAATTATCGAAGCGGGTGGAAAACAGTTAAAAGTTGAACCTGGTCGATTTTATGACGTTGATCGTCTAGCAAACGATGCAGATACAAAGCTATCCCTTGACCAAGTGTTACTCGTCCATGATGGAAACGAGGTCACAGTTGGTCAGCCCTTAGTCAAAGGGGCCACCGTTGAAGTGACGGTGATGCAGCATCGCCGAGATCGCAAGATTATCGTTTACAAGATGCAGCCTAAGAAGAAAACGCGAAAGAAGCGTGGGCATCGTCAAGAATTGACCCGATTAATGGTGGATGCAATTCACCTAGATGGCAAAGCCATTGGCGAAACAAAAGCCAAGAAATCCAAAACTAGTGAAGAAGCAGTGGCTGTTGAAGCAGAAGTCGTTGCAGACTAG
- a CDS encoding IS1634 family transposase, which translates to MYSPQEIDVQDIDHLGIIAGIVDEIGIVEIVDRLLGTHEQENVSCGQVVKALILNGMGFLSAPLYLFSEFFESKATEHLLGQGVLPEHLNDTRIGRVLDKLYAYGVTQIFIHVAMAVVQKFDVALRCAHLDATSLSVEGQYLDKPQVEASDESPSAPESPSPALAESEEPIPVKITYGYSRDNRRDLKQFVLNLLVSGDGGIPLFLQVGNGNDADKSTFVPIIHEFKQQWSQQQPEVIVADSALYSADNLQALGSTSWISRVPASSTAAQDLLQGLPGSQFHPSALNGYSFVEVCSTYGEIQQRWLVVESKARRDSGLKQVQKRIDQAFSQKTTALKTLCKQTFLCPADALAAAQDFGKILRYHTLDDLKIHKKPHYSKAGRPTKATVVTHYTYSIEATLTLNEPVIERYRRQAGRFILATNLLEQEQWSNDDILREYKNQQACEGGFRFIKDPLFFASSVFLKTPRRIAALAMIMALCLMVYSLGQRQLRNALEQVQTTLPNQKGKQTMKPTLRWILQCFQAVHLVWLDGAKHLIKLNSRQQLILPFLGKGCKKYYLLC; encoded by the coding sequence ATGTATTCACCTCAAGAGATAGACGTTCAGGATATTGACCATCTCGGTATTATTGCCGGTATCGTCGATGAGATCGGCATTGTCGAAATAGTGGATCGATTATTAGGTACTCACGAGCAAGAGAATGTTAGTTGTGGTCAAGTTGTCAAAGCCCTGATTCTAAATGGTATGGGCTTTTTGAGTGCTCCATTGTACTTATTTAGTGAGTTTTTCGAAAGCAAAGCAACCGAGCACTTACTCGGTCAAGGTGTACTGCCAGAGCACCTCAACGATACCCGTATCGGTCGAGTCCTCGACAAGCTCTATGCCTATGGTGTGACCCAGATATTTATCCATGTGGCAATGGCAGTCGTTCAGAAATTCGATGTAGCTCTAAGGTGTGCGCATCTAGATGCGACAAGCCTTAGTGTTGAGGGGCAATACTTAGATAAACCACAGGTTGAGGCGTCAGACGAATCCCCCTCTGCACCTGAGTCCCCCTCCCCTGCACTGGCTGAATCAGAGGAGCCGATACCCGTGAAAATCACCTACGGCTACTCACGGGACAATCGTCGTGATCTCAAGCAGTTTGTATTGAACCTACTGGTGAGTGGGGACGGGGGTATTCCTTTATTTTTACAAGTGGGCAACGGTAATGATGCGGACAAAAGTACGTTTGTGCCTATCATCCATGAATTTAAGCAACAGTGGAGTCAGCAACAGCCAGAGGTGATTGTTGCTGATAGTGCCCTCTACAGTGCCGACAATCTGCAAGCATTAGGAAGTACATCTTGGATTAGCCGAGTTCCAGCAAGTTCAACGGCAGCCCAAGACTTATTACAAGGGCTGCCGGGTTCACAGTTTCACCCCAGTGCTCTCAACGGCTATAGCTTTGTCGAAGTATGTAGTACCTATGGAGAGATTCAACAACGGTGGCTGGTGGTTGAAAGTAAAGCTCGCAGAGACTCTGGACTCAAACAAGTGCAAAAGCGGATTGATCAGGCGTTTAGCCAAAAAACTACTGCACTTAAAACCCTCTGCAAACAGACCTTCTTGTGCCCTGCAGATGCTTTAGCTGCAGCCCAAGATTTTGGCAAAATCCTCAGGTATCACACCCTTGACGATCTCAAAATCCACAAAAAACCTCATTATTCAAAGGCTGGACGACCGACAAAAGCAACGGTTGTGACTCACTACACCTATTCTATTGAGGCTACCTTAACCCTCAATGAGCCAGTCATCGAACGCTATCGGCGGCAAGCAGGTCGTTTCATCTTAGCCACCAATCTCTTGGAACAAGAGCAATGGAGCAATGATGATATTCTGCGCGAGTATAAGAACCAGCAGGCGTGTGAAGGAGGCTTTCGCTTTATCAAAGATCCACTCTTCTTTGCCTCTAGTGTTTTCCTGAAGACACCTCGGCGTATCGCTGCCTTAGCCATGATCATGGCCTTGTGTTTGATGGTCTACAGCTTAGGACAACGACAGTTAAGAAATGCACTAGAACAAGTACAAACAACTCTCCCTAATCAGAAGGGGAAACAAACTATGAAACCTACGTTACGTTGGATTCTCCAATGCTTTCAGGCCGTCCATTTAGTTTGGCTTGATGGTGCCAAGCATCTCATCAAGCTCAACAGCAGGCAGCAACTTATCTTGCCGTTCCTTGGGAAGGGCTGTAAAAAATATTATCTGCTCTGCTAG
- the rpmA gene encoding 50S ribosomal protein L27: MAHKKGTGSTRNGRDSNSQRLGVKRYGGEVVRAGNIIIRQRGTKVHPGNNVGRGSDDTLFATVDGVVTFERKGKSRKKVSVYPA, from the coding sequence ATGGCTCATAAGAAAGGAACTGGTAGTACCCGCAACGGACGGGACTCTAACTCTCAGCGTTTAGGAGTTAAGCGCTACGGCGGTGAAGTGGTCCGTGCAGGCAACATCATTATTCGCCAACGAGGCACCAAGGTTCATCCTGGTAACAATGTTGGTCGCGGTAGTGACGACACTTTATTTGCCACAGTTGATGGCGTTGTGACCTTTGAGCGCAAAGGTAAATCCCGCAAAAAAGTCAGCGTCTATCCCGCATAG
- a CDS encoding Gfo/Idh/MocA family protein — MNKVVVVGAGNWGKNLVKNFHELNALAGVAEMSSDLRQAIADSYPDLQVYTDYRDVLDTDISAIVFATPAPTHYSLAKAALAAGKDVFIEKPMTLNTQDAIELAKYADQHDRILMVGHLLLYQPAIAWMRDYISSGKAGKVLHVMAQRAKLGRARSEENVWWSFAPHDVSVVLDLLGNPKLQSIQASGHAMVQSHVEDNVHVDLVFENGQTAHIHASWYHPLLQRCTTILAERQMLVYDEVTQQVTVYEKSIGSNLQNVDTGSWIADVATTQPLKLECEHFLDCLDTRQQPRSNGWNGVAVVEILEKAQEAMRG; from the coding sequence ATGAACAAAGTTGTTGTCGTCGGTGCAGGAAACTGGGGTAAGAACCTAGTGAAGAATTTTCATGAGCTCAATGCCTTAGCCGGAGTGGCTGAGATGAGTTCAGATTTGCGTCAGGCGATAGCAGATAGCTATCCGGATCTTCAGGTATATACTGACTATCGCGACGTTTTAGATACTGATATTTCAGCCATTGTGTTTGCAACACCAGCCCCTACCCATTATTCGTTGGCAAAAGCGGCTTTAGCTGCCGGTAAAGATGTATTTATCGAAAAACCAATGACCCTGAATACGCAAGATGCGATTGAGTTGGCTAAATATGCCGATCAACATGATCGCATTTTAATGGTGGGACATTTATTGCTGTATCAACCTGCGATCGCATGGATGCGAGACTATATATCCAGCGGTAAAGCAGGTAAAGTACTCCATGTCATGGCTCAACGGGCCAAACTGGGCAGAGCCCGCTCTGAAGAGAACGTTTGGTGGTCCTTTGCTCCCCATGACGTCTCTGTTGTGCTGGATTTACTGGGTAATCCTAAACTCCAATCCATACAAGCGAGTGGTCATGCTATGGTGCAATCCCATGTTGAGGATAATGTTCATGTCGATTTGGTCTTTGAGAATGGCCAAACTGCTCATATTCATGCCTCTTGGTATCATCCGTTATTACAGCGATGCACCACCATCCTCGCCGAACGACAAATGCTGGTCTATGACGAAGTTACACAGCAAGTCACCGTTTACGAAAAATCTATTGGCTCAAATCTTCAAAACGTAGATACAGGATCTTGGATCGCCGATGTCGCCACAACTCAGCCTCTCAAGTTAGAATGCGAGCATTTTCTTGACTGTCTGGACACACGCCAGCAACCGAGATCAAATGGTTGGAATGGTGTTGCAGTAGTAGAGATTTTAGAAAAGGCTCAGGAGGCAATGCGTGGCTGA
- the yqeK gene encoding bis(5'-nucleosyl)-tetraphosphatase (symmetrical) YqeK, protein MTSVKPHLAPWDRNNVLQWLRKNVPEIRIQHILRVETMARDLAQRHQLDQEQAARAGLMHDLAKYFPPKQLLELAQKHQLPIDSIDEANPHLLHAQVSAVVAQETFGIKDSDILAAISNHTLGQPQMSDLSCVIFLADSLEPGRGDRPKVQVAREMSYQNLHHAVALVCDLTLKHLVKTQRLIHPRMVLTRNWAWLEIQS, encoded by the coding sequence ATGACATCCGTGAAACCTCATCTTGCTCCTTGGGACAGAAATAATGTTCTCCAATGGCTCAGGAAGAATGTCCCAGAGATCCGAATTCAACATATTCTGAGAGTCGAAACCATGGCCCGAGACTTGGCTCAGCGGCATCAGCTGGATCAAGAACAAGCCGCAAGGGCAGGTCTAATGCATGATTTGGCAAAGTATTTCCCTCCAAAGCAACTCTTGGAGCTTGCCCAAAAACACCAGCTTCCCATTGATTCTATTGACGAAGCCAATCCTCACTTGTTACATGCCCAAGTCAGTGCTGTAGTAGCCCAAGAAACCTTTGGTATTAAAGATTCTGACATTCTAGCTGCCATCAGCAACCATACCCTGGGTCAGCCCCAGATGAGCGATTTGAGCTGTGTGATCTTTCTCGCCGATAGTTTAGAACCAGGACGGGGCGATCGGCCCAAAGTACAGGTCGCCCGCGAGATGAGTTACCAGAATCTTCACCATGCCGTAGCACTAGTCTGTGATCTAACTCTGAAACACTTAGTGAAAACCCAACGACTAATTCACCCTCGTATGGTACTCACTCGAAATTGGGCTTGGCTGGAAATTCAATCATAA
- the rsfS gene encoding ribosome silencing factor — MVSHSSGQPTLNTPLSNSQDLAQTLALCLAESADDRKGSDIVVLQVADVSFIADYFVIVTGFSRTQVRAITDSMEKSAEDSCNRLPIRQEGKAEGTWVLLDYGDVISHVLMPEQREYYDLEAFWGHAERLPLSFHPPL, encoded by the coding sequence TTGGTTTCTCATTCTTCTGGACAACCAACCCTGAATACTCCCTTATCCAATTCGCAAGACCTAGCCCAAACCTTAGCTTTATGTTTGGCTGAATCAGCTGATGACCGCAAAGGTAGCGACATTGTGGTGTTGCAGGTTGCGGATGTCTCTTTTATTGCCGATTATTTTGTGATCGTCACGGGCTTTTCTCGCACCCAGGTCAGAGCGATTACTGACTCCATGGAGAAATCTGCGGAAGACAGTTGCAATAGGCTCCCCATTCGTCAAGAAGGGAAAGCTGAAGGTACATGGGTCTTGCTAGACTATGGCGACGTGATTTCGCATGTGCTAATGCCAGAACAGCGGGAATACTATGATTTAGAGGCATTTTGGGGACATGCAGAACGCCTGCCCTTATCCTTTCACCCCCCCCTCTGA